The Desulfosoma sp. genome has a segment encoding these proteins:
- a CDS encoding folylpolyglutamate synthase/dihydrofolate synthase family protein: MVDFASAVDFLCRLQKVGIKFGLNRTENLLERLGNPHRRFRAIHIAGTNGKGSTAALLSSILTRHGLRVGLYTSPHLVRFTERFRINDEESSPERIFEVFQDVVRVVHGEEWPTFFEAVTAMAFHYFAQERVDWAVIETGMGGRLDATNVVHPEVSIITNVAMDHQEFLGSTISAIAREKAGIVKERTPVVTAVKQPAAQSTLKTVCLKKAAPLYRYGLHFRVQKNGPQEFHYQGLARQWSKLTLGLLGEHQYTNAALALAALEVLESKKVLALEPDKIAEGLLRVRWPGRLEILEQQPLVILDGAHNPHGAECLRTALKTYFPNRRLHLVMGIMADKDIRGIFRRLLPLAETAIFTQPRYGRAAQADVLRRLALPFAKKIYVIPRPADAIMQAKALATVDDVVCITGSLYFAGEVKELYGEPSQTHDQLLA; the protein is encoded by the coding sequence GTGGTTGATTTTGCATCGGCGGTGGATTTTCTTTGCCGTCTTCAGAAAGTGGGCATTAAGTTCGGGCTCAACCGGACGGAAAATCTTTTGGAACGCTTAGGAAATCCACATCGGCGTTTTCGAGCTATTCATATTGCGGGAACCAACGGCAAGGGCTCGACGGCCGCCCTGCTCTCCTCCATTCTCACGCGTCACGGCCTGCGAGTGGGCCTCTACACATCACCGCACCTGGTACGCTTTACAGAACGATTTCGCATCAATGATGAAGAATCTTCTCCAGAGCGCATTTTCGAAGTGTTCCAGGACGTGGTGCGTGTGGTCCATGGGGAGGAGTGGCCCACCTTTTTTGAAGCGGTCACAGCCATGGCATTTCACTATTTTGCTCAGGAAAGGGTGGATTGGGCCGTGATCGAAACGGGCATGGGGGGACGTTTGGACGCCACCAATGTGGTCCATCCGGAAGTTTCTATCATCACCAACGTGGCCATGGATCATCAGGAATTCCTGGGATCCACGATTTCGGCCATCGCTCGTGAAAAGGCGGGGATCGTCAAGGAGCGCACTCCTGTGGTGACCGCGGTGAAGCAACCTGCGGCTCAAAGCACTTTGAAAACGGTGTGTCTGAAAAAGGCGGCGCCCCTTTATCGGTATGGTCTTCATTTTCGGGTTCAAAAAAACGGGCCGCAAGAATTTCACTATCAAGGTCTTGCACGCCAGTGGTCCAAGCTGACTTTGGGGTTATTGGGAGAGCACCAGTACACCAACGCAGCTTTGGCGTTGGCGGCCTTGGAAGTCTTGGAAAGCAAAAAGGTTTTGGCATTGGAGCCGGACAAGATTGCCGAAGGACTTCTTCGAGTCCGATGGCCAGGCCGGCTGGAAATTTTGGAACAACAACCCTTGGTGATCCTGGACGGAGCCCATAATCCTCACGGCGCTGAATGTCTTCGAACAGCGCTGAAAACGTATTTTCCGAACCGGCGTCTTCACCTGGTCATGGGCATCATGGCGGACAAAGACATTCGCGGCATCTTTCGAAGGCTTTTACCTCTGGCGGAAACCGCCATTTTCACACAACCTCGCTACGGAAGAGCCGCCCAGGCCGATGTGCTGCGGCGCCTGGCGTTACCCTTTGCCAAGAAAATTTATGTGATTCCCAGACCAGCCGATGCCATCATGCAGGCCAAGGCTCTTGCTACCGTCGACGATGTGGTCTGTATCACGGGGTCCTTGTACTTCGCCGGTGAAGTCAAGGAACTCTACGGAGAACCCTCCCAAACCCATGACCAGTTGCTGGCTTGA
- the lptD gene encoding LPS assembly protein LptD codes for MLRLHFFAISFALICLGPWPLCAQTSASTTSKNRNFFSQGNAPWTIEAQRLYYDAINRIYQAEGDVRITSENKSIRADWAQVDLEKQEAQLAGSVSIRYGSDWLTGDKVLWHLDTETGWVDGGTVYFSENGFYVTGRNITKRGPDRYHVSRGTLTTCDPTAPDWSIAFTEMDITVDGLGWAKHGRFRLGKVPVFYLPFALFPVNRERQSGFLTPTFGTSSLHGPYVEIPFYWAWRQDMDWTFYANLMEKRGVMLGTEYRIHHEKMGEGIWLLNFLEDQADSSHLQNKGYPFQETDRYWLRARHTMNLPHHLEMFLDVDVVSDRNFLKEFKAGSVSRMETNRAFRQVSQREILNDETVTTRESNLYILRRWDSAVASVDVRYWNQLDRKLDETTLQHLPYVRADMTPSLLGLGSAYYTLGGSAVHYWRPEGETGLRTDVFPALAHPIQWFPYLALEPSLGLRSTLYQADKADKGAAFESRWVPEARLAASTRLERVYRPSDTLALQHVVRPDFSYVFIPDIDQDDLPHFDNLDRIGRQNTVLYGFSSFLTAKRTQTLPNGDPYAAYKEWARLGIHQAYLMEEPIPKPPIETQPGKRFSDILFSLDLTPERYLNLSYDVTYSPYENRANLHNLSVWLTSLRGDSAQVTYRYRQDMAVDEIIGNMHVQVHPSLSLYALYDYSFDKQESFKQTYGVQYRHGCWGIRLSYREEASEKEVSLALILVGLGRIGGTFARDDNLF; via the coding sequence ATGCTTCGCCTTCATTTCTTCGCGATAAGCTTCGCCCTGATATGCCTCGGGCCATGGCCGCTTTGCGCACAGACTTCAGCATCCACCACCTCGAAAAACCGAAACTTCTTTTCTCAAGGGAATGCACCTTGGACCATCGAAGCCCAAAGGCTTTACTACGACGCCATTAACCGTATCTACCAAGCTGAAGGAGATGTCCGCATCACGTCGGAAAACAAATCCATTCGGGCCGATTGGGCCCAGGTGGACCTGGAAAAACAGGAAGCCCAACTGGCTGGATCGGTCAGTATTCGATACGGATCGGACTGGCTCACAGGAGATAAGGTCCTATGGCATCTGGACACCGAAACGGGCTGGGTCGACGGTGGCACGGTCTATTTTTCCGAAAACGGTTTTTATGTCACAGGAAGAAACATCACCAAACGTGGTCCCGACCGTTATCATGTGTCGCGAGGAACCCTCACGACCTGTGACCCGACTGCTCCGGATTGGTCTATCGCCTTTACGGAGATGGACATCACCGTGGACGGTTTGGGCTGGGCTAAGCATGGAAGGTTCCGGTTAGGAAAAGTGCCCGTGTTTTACTTGCCTTTTGCCCTTTTTCCCGTCAACCGGGAGCGCCAATCGGGGTTCCTCACGCCCACTTTCGGCACCAGCAGCCTTCACGGCCCCTATGTGGAAATCCCTTTTTACTGGGCATGGCGTCAAGACATGGATTGGACCTTTTACGCAAACCTCATGGAAAAGCGCGGTGTGATGCTGGGCACCGAATATCGTATTCATCATGAGAAGATGGGTGAAGGAATATGGCTTTTGAACTTCCTCGAAGATCAGGCGGACTCAAGTCATCTGCAGAACAAAGGTTATCCCTTTCAGGAAACCGATCGTTACTGGTTGCGGGCCCGCCACACGATGAATCTGCCGCATCACCTCGAAATGTTCCTTGATGTGGATGTGGTCAGTGACCGGAACTTCCTCAAAGAATTCAAAGCGGGATCCGTGTCCCGCATGGAAACCAATCGGGCTTTTCGCCAAGTCAGTCAGAGGGAAATTCTCAACGACGAGACGGTGACGACGCGAGAATCCAATCTTTACATTCTAAGACGATGGGACTCGGCCGTGGCCAGCGTCGATGTGCGCTACTGGAACCAGCTCGACCGAAAGCTTGATGAAACAACACTGCAGCACCTGCCCTATGTCCGGGCCGACATGACACCGTCTCTTCTAGGGCTTGGATCGGCCTATTACACCTTGGGGGGCTCCGCCGTTCACTACTGGCGTCCCGAAGGGGAGACAGGCCTGCGCACCGATGTCTTTCCTGCTTTGGCCCATCCCATCCAGTGGTTTCCCTACTTGGCCCTGGAACCCTCCCTTGGACTGCGATCCACCCTTTATCAAGCGGACAAGGCCGACAAGGGTGCCGCTTTCGAATCCCGATGGGTTCCCGAGGCCCGTCTCGCCGCATCCACGCGCCTGGAACGCGTCTATCGCCCTTCGGACACTTTGGCACTGCAGCACGTAGTTCGCCCCGACTTTTCCTATGTTTTCATTCCCGATATCGATCAGGACGACCTACCACATTTTGACAACCTGGACCGCATCGGACGTCAAAACACAGTCCTTTACGGTTTTTCTAGCTTTTTGACCGCTAAGAGAACCCAAACCTTACCCAACGGAGACCCCTACGCCGCTTATAAGGAATGGGCAAGACTCGGCATCCATCAAGCCTATCTGATGGAAGAACCCATTCCAAAACCTCCCATTGAAACCCAACCCGGTAAACGCTTTTCCGATATCCTCTTCTCTCTGGACCTTACTCCGGAACGCTACCTGAACCTTTCTTATGACGTGACTTATTCGCCTTATGAGAACCGCGCCAATCTTCATAATTTGTCTGTGTGGCTCACTTCTCTTCGAGGCGATTCGGCTCAGGTCACGTATCGTTATCGGCAGGACATGGCGGTGGATGAAATTATCGGGAATATGCACGTCCAGGTGCACCCGTCTCTGAGTTTATACGCCCTTTACGATTATTCCTTCGACAAGCAGGAGTCTTTCAAACAAACCTACGGAGTTCAATACCGTCATGGATGCTGGGGAATTCGACTGAGTTATCGTGAAGAGGCTTCGGAAAAGGAAGTTTCTTTGGCCTTGATTTTGGTCGGTTTGGGTCGAATCGGCGGTACTTTTGCCAGAGACGACAATCTCTTCTAG
- a CDS encoding DUF523 and DUF1722 domain-containing protein, producing MDKIRLGVSACLLGQPVRYDGGHKLDRYVTDILGAYVEYVPVCPEVECGMGIPRESMHLEGDPENPRLITTRTRRDVTDQMLGWATQRLEELKNENLCGFIFKSNSPSSGMERVKIFDGKGMPQKKGVGVFAGLFMKAFPYLPVEEEGRLRDEVLRENFVERIFHRKRWHDHVREGKDLGRLVQFHTDHKLLYMAHSPKHHRELGKLVAEGKSLPLDILYQRYEELMTEALKLKATVKKNTNVLFHLMGFFKKDLSPSEKEELREIIEAYYRGIYPLIVPITLINHYVRKYDQPYLKRQVYLNPHPLELKLRNHA from the coding sequence ATGGACAAGATACGGCTTGGGGTCAGTGCGTGTCTTTTAGGGCAGCCTGTCCGTTACGACGGCGGGCATAAGCTCGACCGTTACGTGACGGACATTCTCGGAGCCTATGTTGAATACGTGCCTGTATGTCCTGAAGTGGAATGCGGCATGGGGATTCCTCGAGAGTCCATGCACCTGGAAGGAGACCCGGAAAACCCTCGTCTAATCACCACCCGCACCCGTCGGGACGTCACGGACCAGATGCTAGGGTGGGCGACGCAACGCCTGGAAGAGCTTAAGAACGAAAACCTCTGCGGTTTTATCTTTAAAAGCAATTCCCCCAGCAGCGGCATGGAACGGGTCAAGATTTTTGACGGCAAAGGCATGCCCCAAAAAAAGGGCGTGGGTGTCTTTGCCGGGCTCTTCATGAAAGCGTTTCCCTACCTTCCTGTAGAAGAAGAGGGCCGACTTCGTGATGAAGTTCTTCGGGAAAATTTTGTCGAGAGAATCTTTCATCGAAAGCGCTGGCACGATCATGTTCGTGAAGGCAAGGACCTGGGGCGGCTCGTTCAGTTCCATACCGACCACAAGCTGTTGTACATGGCCCACAGCCCCAAGCATCACCGGGAACTGGGAAAATTGGTGGCGGAAGGCAAGTCCTTGCCCTTGGACATTCTTTACCAGCGTTATGAAGAGCTTATGACGGAAGCCCTGAAACTCAAGGCCACCGTCAAAAAAAATACCAATGTACTCTTTCACTTAATGGGATTCTTCAAAAAGGATTTGTCTCCATCGGAGAAGGAAGAGCTTCGTGAAATCATCGAAGCCTATTATCGTGGCATCTACCCACTGATCGTTCCCATCACGTTAATCAACCACTATGTGCGCAAATATGATCAGCCTTACCTGAAACGCCAGGTCTACCTGAACCCTCATCCTCTGGAGCTTAAGCTTCGAAACCATGCCTGA
- the leuB gene encoding 3-isopropylmalate dehydrogenase, translating into MEKKIAVLAGDGIGPEVMAEAIKVLEVVEKVFGIRLHFVEADVGGCAIDKHGHALPEKTLQVCRESHAILFGSVGGPKWEGLPPEQQPERAALLPLRKTFDLFCNLRPARVYPALASASPLRGDIVKNGFDILCVRELAGGIYFGQPKGRDGIGAQERAYDTMVYHRWEIERIARKAFEIARTRRKKVTSIDKANVLTTMVLWRQVVTETSQDYPDVTLNHMYVDNAAMQLMRDPHQFDVLLCGNMFGDILSDQCAMLTGSLGLLPSASLGASDFGLYEPAGGSAPDIAGKGIANPIAQILSAALLLRYSVHREDAALSVERAVAETIEAGMRTADIARGGETSVSTAAMGDAIADRIRR; encoded by the coding sequence ATGGAAAAGAAAATTGCGGTCTTGGCGGGGGACGGCATCGGTCCGGAAGTGATGGCGGAAGCCATCAAGGTGCTTGAAGTTGTTGAAAAAGTATTCGGGATAAGGCTGCACTTTGTGGAAGCCGACGTGGGAGGCTGCGCCATTGATAAACATGGTCACGCCTTGCCTGAAAAGACTTTGCAGGTGTGCCGGGAAAGCCATGCCATTCTCTTTGGGTCCGTGGGTGGTCCCAAGTGGGAAGGCTTACCGCCGGAACAGCAACCGGAAAGGGCAGCTTTGTTGCCTTTGCGCAAAACTTTTGATCTCTTTTGCAACCTGCGCCCGGCTCGAGTCTATCCCGCCTTGGCTTCGGCCAGTCCTTTGAGGGGGGATATCGTCAAAAATGGGTTTGACATTTTGTGTGTTCGTGAACTGGCCGGGGGCATTTATTTCGGTCAGCCCAAGGGAAGGGACGGCATCGGAGCGCAAGAACGGGCGTATGACACCATGGTGTATCATCGTTGGGAAATAGAGCGAATAGCCCGAAAAGCGTTTGAGATCGCTCGAACGCGTCGCAAAAAGGTCACTTCCATTGACAAGGCAAATGTATTGACCACGATGGTGTTGTGGCGGCAAGTGGTGACGGAGACGTCTCAAGACTATCCCGATGTGACCCTGAACCACATGTATGTGGACAACGCCGCCATGCAGCTCATGCGCGATCCCCATCAGTTTGACGTGCTCTTATGCGGCAACATGTTCGGCGACATTCTTTCGGACCAATGTGCCATGCTCACGGGATCCTTGGGTTTGCTTCCTTCGGCGAGTCTAGGGGCTTCCGATTTCGGGCTTTATGAACCCGCCGGAGGATCCGCTCCCGATATCGCCGGAAAAGGGATCGCCAATCCCATTGCTCAGATCCTTTCCGCGGCGCTTCTGTTGCGCTACAGCGTGCATCGTGAAGATGCCGCGTTATCTGTAGAACGGGCCGTCGCCGAAACCATTGAAGCAGGAATGCGCACGGCGGATATTGCCCGCGGTGGAGAAACATCGGTGAGCACGGCAGCCATGGGCGATGCCATTGCGGATCGTATACGTCGCTGA
- a CDS encoding HDOD domain-containing protein — MHGTTKVTIDHDWFKGLPGIHEKVLIGLYNAGAVKNLGAGDVLFREGERDRTIHLVLKGSLRLLKRSGTTARQIAQCQAGDVFCGSLFFGNSGTLTAAVAAQASLVLSFPEAVLETLDPPLIAFLTKKLSDFYQRRLHEHQARVENLSAQCDFMTRFARRNIVERTQDYTQSEMIVGMLKKVPQLPMYASRLAQMLLDANVSAKEVAALAKNDPSLVSAVLKRVNSAYYNWQKKISDFQHAVILLGFNQVYQLVIADGLRRTMPNTPPFRALHNHSVVISHVAYEIAHLVTRQQASMLSTVALLHDIGKSVLLLMKKQNPKLSVLIDLLDSAKLGALLLQEWNIPENVCRTVEMQDYPVFTPPEQIPNEVRLLVAVLYISHLCADVIGGATQEALWKPYNEEWLRVLNLRVKDVETLTRDHLRPSLEKKGGALPEHVRHFLMGLQDDSETSQDNPDDPSLDS; from the coding sequence ATGCACGGAACAACCAAGGTCACAATAGATCATGATTGGTTCAAGGGTTTACCGGGAATCCATGAAAAAGTTCTGATCGGGCTCTACAACGCAGGCGCTGTCAAGAATCTTGGCGCCGGGGATGTGCTGTTTCGTGAAGGAGAACGAGACCGCACGATCCATCTCGTCCTCAAAGGAAGCCTCAGGCTTTTGAAACGTTCTGGAACCACGGCGCGCCAAATCGCCCAATGCCAGGCTGGAGACGTTTTCTGTGGAAGCCTGTTTTTCGGCAATTCCGGAACACTCACGGCGGCCGTCGCCGCTCAAGCCTCCCTCGTTCTTTCCTTTCCGGAAGCCGTTCTGGAAACCTTGGACCCTCCCCTAATCGCTTTTCTCACCAAGAAGCTATCGGATTTCTATCAAAGACGCCTTCATGAACATCAGGCCCGTGTGGAAAACCTTTCGGCTCAGTGTGATTTCATGACACGGTTTGCGCGCCGCAACATCGTAGAACGCACTCAGGATTACACGCAATCGGAAATGATTGTGGGTATGCTAAAAAAGGTGCCCCAGCTGCCCATGTACGCCAGCCGCCTGGCACAAATGCTTCTCGATGCCAACGTGTCGGCCAAGGAGGTGGCGGCCTTGGCCAAGAACGATCCGTCTCTGGTCAGTGCCGTCCTTAAAAGGGTCAATTCCGCCTATTACAATTGGCAGAAGAAAATTTCGGACTTTCAACACGCCGTTATTCTTCTTGGATTCAATCAGGTGTATCAATTGGTAATCGCCGATGGACTGCGACGCACCATGCCCAACACTCCCCCTTTTCGAGCCCTGCACAATCATTCGGTGGTGATCTCTCACGTGGCTTATGAAATCGCTCACCTGGTCACCCGGCAACAGGCGTCCATGCTGAGCACCGTGGCCCTTCTGCATGATATCGGCAAAAGCGTTCTTCTGCTCATGAAGAAGCAAAATCCAAAGCTTTCCGTCCTCATTGACCTTCTGGATTCCGCCAAACTGGGAGCCCTTTTGCTGCAGGAGTGGAATATTCCGGAAAATGTCTGTCGCACTGTGGAAATGCAGGATTATCCAGTATTCACACCTCCGGAACAAATTCCCAACGAGGTGCGCCTTTTGGTGGCCGTGTTGTATATCTCTCACCTATGCGCCGACGTCATCGGAGGTGCCACCCAAGAGGCACTGTGGAAACCCTACAATGAAGAGTGGCTTCGGGTCCTGAATCTGCGGGTCAAAGACGTGGAAACCCTCACCCGGGATCACCTTCGCCCCAGCCTGGAAAAGAAAGGGGGAGCCCTTCCGGAACACGTGAGACACTTTCTGATGGGTCTTCAGGATGATAGCGAAACCTCTCAAGACAATCCCGACGATCCCTCTCTTGACTCTTGA
- a CDS encoding ATP-binding protein, whose amino-acid sequence MILAIASGKGGTGKTTLACNLAAALPCPVVFADCDVEEPNAHLFLKPQWDATVPVTLDVPRIDVDKCTRCGACEELCQFKALAVLPETVLTFPELCHSCGGCALVCPEQAVSWTQRQVGELRRGRRGSIQFVDGLLRIGEAMAPPLIRRVRQTAGSFPSGPVTIVDAPPGTSCPVVTSLWGADYVLLVTEPTPFGLNDLELAVGAVKKMRIPCGLVINRCDMGDDRVREYARRESLTIHLEIPFDRHVAEHYARGHLLVEIFPPWRDMMLQLYESLRQGHEARLSRAEKGAVMSQGVREVSR is encoded by the coding sequence ATGATTCTTGCCATCGCCAGCGGGAAAGGCGGCACCGGAAAAACCACCTTGGCATGCAATCTGGCCGCCGCCCTTCCATGCCCAGTCGTTTTTGCGGATTGCGATGTGGAAGAACCCAATGCCCATCTTTTTCTCAAGCCTCAGTGGGACGCTACGGTTCCGGTAACCCTGGATGTGCCCAGAATCGACGTGGACAAGTGCACGCGCTGTGGGGCCTGTGAGGAACTGTGTCAGTTTAAGGCCTTGGCAGTTCTTCCGGAAACAGTGCTGACCTTTCCCGAACTCTGCCACAGTTGCGGCGGGTGTGCTTTGGTATGCCCTGAACAGGCTGTTTCCTGGACACAGCGGCAGGTAGGCGAGCTTCGCAGGGGACGGCGCGGTTCCATTCAATTCGTGGACGGCCTCCTTCGTATCGGAGAAGCCATGGCGCCGCCTCTCATTCGCAGGGTGCGCCAAACGGCCGGTTCTTTTCCCTCAGGCCCTGTAACCATCGTGGACGCTCCTCCGGGAACGTCGTGTCCCGTGGTGACGAGTCTATGGGGAGCCGACTATGTCTTGCTTGTGACCGAACCCACACCTTTTGGCTTAAATGATCTGGAACTGGCCGTCGGCGCTGTCAAAAAGATGAGGATTCCCTGCGGCCTTGTGATCAACCGGTGTGACATGGGAGACGATCGTGTTCGAGAATACGCCCGTCGAGAAAGCCTCACCATTCATTTGGAAATTCCCTTTGACCGGCATGTGGCCGAACATTACGCTCGAGGTCATCTTCTGGTGGAAATTTTTCCCCCATGGCGTGACATGATGCTCCAACTTTATGAAAGCCTTCGGCAGGGGCACGAAGCCAGGCTGAGCCGCGCCGAGAAGGGGGCCGTCATGTCTCAAGGCGTCCGTGAGGTGTCACGATGA
- a CDS encoding ATP-binding protein, with the protein MKELVVISGKGGTGKTSLVAAFAALAGNLVLCDADVDAADLHLVTQPRVVETYPFISGHEAIIDPQRCTQCGSCLSWCRFEAIDPSFRVNPLLCEGCGVCAHLCPAQAVHFVEKTCGQWYISETPFGPMVHARLGIAEENSGKLVALVRREARRLAENRQIEMILTDGPPGVGCPVIASVGNAHAVLAVAEPTVSGRHDVERVLDLAKHFGVPAAVCVNKWDLHPEEAQQIAHVAQARGAFFLGHIPFDPVVTRAQVAGRSLMEYGESAVIRAIEGVWRRLQRLMHENRQIEDEAVVE; encoded by the coding sequence ATGAAAGAGTTGGTGGTCATCAGTGGAAAGGGAGGAACGGGGAAAACCAGCCTGGTGGCAGCCTTTGCGGCTCTGGCCGGAAACTTGGTCTTATGCGACGCCGATGTGGACGCCGCAGACCTTCATTTGGTCACCCAGCCTCGTGTTGTGGAAACTTATCCCTTCATCTCGGGTCATGAAGCTATCATCGACCCCCAACGATGCACCCAATGCGGCTCATGCCTTTCCTGGTGCCGTTTTGAAGCCATTGATCCCTCCTTTCGCGTAAATCCTCTGCTTTGTGAAGGTTGCGGCGTATGCGCTCATTTGTGCCCGGCTCAGGCCGTGCACTTTGTGGAAAAAACCTGCGGGCAATGGTACATTTCGGAAACACCCTTTGGCCCCATGGTGCATGCTCGACTGGGTATTGCGGAAGAGAATTCCGGAAAGTTGGTGGCCCTCGTTCGCCGGGAAGCTCGACGCCTCGCGGAAAATCGGCAAATCGAAATGATTCTTACAGACGGCCCACCGGGAGTGGGATGCCCCGTGATCGCCTCCGTAGGAAACGCCCACGCGGTGCTGGCCGTGGCGGAACCCACCGTTTCCGGACGTCACGATGTGGAACGGGTTCTGGATCTGGCCAAACACTTCGGTGTGCCGGCGGCAGTGTGCGTCAACAAGTGGGATCTGCATCCGGAGGAGGCACAACAGATCGCTCACGTAGCCCAGGCAAGAGGAGCCTTCTTTCTAGGTCACATTCCTTTCGACCCCGTGGTGACTCGCGCTCAGGTTGCCGGTCGAAGTTTAATGGAATATGGTGAGTCGGCGGTAATACGAGCCATCGAAGGGGTGTGGCGTCGTTTGCAACGCCTGATGCATGAAAACCGTCAGATCGAAGACGAGGCTGTCGTCGAGTAA
- a CDS encoding sigma 54-interacting transcriptional regulator: protein MKEWGEPLSAHEDVSLNEVRAVSCADASDLALKGARIILDSIADGVFTVDTEFRITFFNKAAERITGVSAREALGKLCCEVFRTNICETACALRHTMETGKPLVEQSVAILNAENREVPISISTALLRDEAGRILGGVETFRDLTDVETLRREIQKKYRFGDILSKSPMMQRLFSILPQIAQSESTVLIQGESGTGKEVLARAIHSLSRRAKGPFVAVNCGALPDTLLESELFGHVAGAFTDAKRNRLGRFALAEGGTLFLDEIGDISAALQVRLLRVLEERVYEPLGSSKSCTANVRIIAASNKDLEALVEQGLFRKDLFYRINVVKLWLPPLSQRREDIPLLVNHFVDRFNRLQNKKILGLSHEALKIFMNHDWPGNIRELENAIEHAFILCPEGWIRPEHLPEHLQRGFSGFEPPSGWTLNDIEKRAIWEALERNHWKRMATARELGIDKNTLRRKILRHGLDSQIPSQGRKNRIRRTH, encoded by the coding sequence ATGAAAGAATGGGGAGAGCCGTTGAGCGCCCATGAAGACGTCTCTTTGAACGAAGTCAGGGCGGTATCCTGCGCCGACGCCTCGGATCTCGCCCTGAAGGGGGCTCGCATTATTTTAGACAGCATCGCCGACGGGGTTTTCACCGTCGATACCGAGTTTCGTATCACCTTTTTCAACAAAGCCGCCGAAAGAATCACAGGCGTTTCGGCGCGGGAAGCTCTGGGAAAGCTATGTTGCGAAGTTTTTCGGACCAACATTTGTGAAACGGCGTGTGCTCTGCGCCACACCATGGAAACAGGAAAACCCTTGGTGGAACAATCGGTGGCTATTTTGAACGCCGAGAACCGGGAAGTCCCTATCAGCATCAGCACAGCCCTTCTTAGAGATGAAGCGGGCCGCATCCTTGGAGGCGTTGAAACCTTTCGAGATCTCACGGACGTTGAAACTCTTCGCCGAGAAATTCAAAAGAAATATCGGTTTGGTGATATTCTTTCCAAATCTCCCATGATGCAGCGGCTGTTTAGCATCTTGCCGCAAATCGCTCAAAGTGAGAGTACAGTGCTGATTCAGGGCGAAAGCGGGACCGGCAAAGAAGTCCTGGCACGCGCCATTCATTCTTTGAGCCGTAGGGCCAAGGGACCTTTTGTGGCCGTCAATTGCGGGGCTCTTCCAGATACCCTGTTGGAGTCTGAATTGTTTGGGCACGTGGCCGGTGCTTTTACCGACGCCAAACGAAACCGTCTTGGGCGTTTTGCCTTGGCGGAGGGAGGTACTTTGTTTCTGGACGAGATCGGGGACATCTCTGCGGCGCTTCAGGTACGCCTTCTCAGGGTTCTGGAAGAGCGGGTTTATGAGCCTCTGGGATCTTCCAAAAGCTGCACGGCCAATGTGCGCATCATCGCTGCTTCCAACAAGGACCTCGAAGCCCTTGTGGAACAAGGCCTCTTTCGAAAAGATCTCTTTTACCGCATCAACGTGGTGAAACTGTGGCTCCCGCCTCTGTCGCAACGCCGAGAAGACATCCCTCTTTTGGTGAATCATTTTGTGGACCGTTTTAATCGGCTTCAAAATAAGAAAATTTTGGGCTTAAGCCATGAGGCCTTGAAGATCTTTATGAATCATGACTGGCCCGGAAACATCAGAGAACTGGAAAACGCTATCGAACACGCCTTTATTTTGTGTCCCGAGGGTTGGATTCGGCCGGAACATCTACCGGAGCATCTTCAGAGAGGGTTTTCTGGTTTTGAGCCACCCTCCGGCTGGACTCTAAACGACATCGAAAAACGCGCCATTTGGGAAGCTTTGGAACGCAATCACTGGAAACGTATGGCTACCGCTCGGGAATTGGGCATCGATAAAAACACACTGCGCCGCAAAATCCTTCGACACGGTCTAGATTCCCAAATCCCCTCACAGGGCCGAAAGAACCGCATCCGCCGGACCCATTGA